CACCATCTGTCCTTGGTTCGATTCCAATCGTTGCCAACAGAGCATGTCTCACTCAATCCTCCCAAACGGGTATCCTCCTGCCTTTCTACAGAAATCATGTGTTGAGAAAGTATTTTCCTTGGAATCTTTCTTTTggataaattgattaaaacatCGTCTATGCATGATTACAATACTTCAAGGACCCAGAAAAAAGAAAGCAGAAAAAGGTCAGGTACTTTTCTCAAAGCGAATAATGCTTTCCTACCCTCTCCCCTTTAATTAGGTAGAGCTTCCCGTTTAGTTTACGAAACTATTTCTAGAACTTTCTTATTCGAACCCAGACATACTGCcacctttaaattatttctttttccctttCGTCCCGCAGTGGGCTGACTGATTGTAAAGATACGGTTCTTAGTACAGCATTGAACTgaaacatcactggctgcagtcagaaAGCAGATAGttgatcactttgatcagccagCGTATAGTGACCTAGGGTGCGTCGTATCGGAGGGTGCACAGTATCGAGGAGCTTAGCAGGGAGTCAAAATTGTAATGGTATGTCTTCTGATCATCCTCAGTGATGTTTTGAGCTcatcgccaatagctcattgtgcagctctagtgaaacgtaaataaaatatctacctAAATACCAACACTTTCCCCTTTCAgtagttaaaaatgcattaatttcaacttttttatttttccgatCCATGGAAACCTTGTATTGAATGTTTAAACTAGCTTAACTTAATATTACCTCCTGATGTTGAGCGAACTTGatctttgaatgtttttttttccttccaggAAGAAAATGAATATGCTAACTCCAACTGGACATATTGCGAATGATTCGAATGCTGATCACCATCATActccaaaaatgttttttgatctTACCTACCTCCGTACACCTTCTGGcatgttgaaaattttacaagctgttagtatatatatatatttttatcattatacaaATGAAGACAAAGATGATATATCCACTAGCTTGCAAAAGTGTTAGATCAAACtcagttatataaattttgaatcgaaatgttgtaaaataatgTATCCTATTTCTTAACTTAGTGTATTTATCAACAAGAAAACTAAGTCAATACTttgaaagtcattttaaatcatACACAATTTTCATAGCAGTCAGGTTTCGCATAATAACAGTCGGAcgtctatttaacgaacttccaatttgcgaatttctctattttgcgattttttttcttcaaggaaccaagaacattttggaaattgcttcgtaaaataatttccaaatagcgaaatgaattttctatttagcgAACTTTTCTCtaagatccactttccctattttccaaaatatttaagaacatttctTGTTAACGCTTTTATGagggaaatgaccttgaattgattttcgaagccactttagcttttagagaaagcagtacaatccctttccttttttgtttggttttaatttccttttgcCCTGATTTAGAATCCCTTTTTATGTGGATTCTGTTCGGATTTGGTTTTTGTCGGATTTTATAACTAAGAACGCATGTGGTgatgtattttctaaaattacttttataataaatgcagctgtaattttatacataaatgaagttttgttttagttgaaaatgtatgtagcatgataaATGTAACACTGGTTaatgttttattctattcttgctttccatgcatattttttttatggctaagctttgtaaaataaacagtaaatactagtttacaagataaagacaattgctattttaattatttaaagataattgctattttaattatttaaagataattgctattttgattatttaaagataattgctattttaatatattatattttttacaattactaTTTCAATTATGTCTAGtgcttatgaatttaaaacctgttttgtgttgtttaagtgtttcaaaaagtgattttctttttaacgaattttttatataacgAACTTACTATCGGGAATTAGCGACTTCGCTAAATAAAGGTCCGTCTGTAGTTTTTTTCTGGTTTAGGTGGTTTTcgtacagtgctcaaaataaaaaacggactaccctaaataacttttgatctaatgatgggaTCTTTGCGTTCTAGGGGTCTCAGTCTTAATGGTTCCatggggtgacttcaaatatgctaattaattattccagaagatatttaaaattaagaaatcagacacaaaaacgtaccttctctgaataaacatatttttttagacaaattcggatttttgacccttaaaaaataagtcacaaaatatgatttatgaTATGGTTTAAATATGGTTGGGtatatcttattaaatatggtttcaatAGTTTGATTAGGAGACCAAGGTTTGGACTCCGTAATGTTAAACTTTTTGCTAATTTCCCATATTTcgtgaactttttaagcgaatggaAATTTCTTGCATATACTTactgagaaatctaattttaaaaaggcgTCTTCTTTAAACTTCGGATTTTTCaatcgattttgctcaaatttcgtattttgccatttgaaatatcgttctttaaaatgatgtaaaaaaattcctaccttacaattaaattttttttcatttattaataaataaaatattattataaaatgtaatgaatgtttactaaaagttattttttgcatggaaatatctttggataaataaattttgtaattgtgtgcaaactttctcgatttgcttaaaaagttttcgagacaAGGCGAAATATGTGaaaggtaaaattaacgttaatgGATCCAAACTTTAAGccgttctcctgaccaaactattgggactataAATTCTAGATTGTGGcaaccccctatattttgagggccaaaaatccgaatcagtcgaaaaaaatggtatgtttattcagagaaagtacgtttttgtgcctgatttcgtatgtcaaaataacttttgtgctaattaattaacatatttgaggttacccaatcgaaccattaagattgagtcctaggacatgaaaatccgatcattagatgaaaaggtttttagggtggtccatatatttatttatttcttctttttgcgCTCTGTATGCTAATAatgtaatattgatttttgtttttgtagaaTTTATTCTTACATGACTATGTCAAAAAAGAACAGAATATTCCAATGAACTGCATACCGAAATCTTATCTGAAGAATTTTACAAGAAGGagctttttaattaacattttaacatttctttaccattattcactttataaattttcaaaatcagctttaatgtactttttatcattaagaTATCAGGAAAAATTAGATTTGGgcttacaaaaatatgaaatttccgAATTAAATAATCGTTTTTATACCTCACAATTCAGAAATGTATTCATTATTCTcaaattaattccaaaaaaaaaaatttttcatcttaattcctcatttaatgagaaatttgcttttaggCCGAAGGGTTTATCACTTTCTgcgaaagaattattttaatttaatgatacatTACAATAGCATTATAACTACAAACTTCATAGTGCGTAAACTGTAAAggtcacatttttaaaactttgtctACCTTTCCAGTTTGGGTGttataaatccaaatttgttgATAAAGAAGCtatatttcttcagaaaaaagaGCGTTTTTGCgtcaaaaataagcatattccGCCATGATTGCAATTAATTGCTAAGACTTTTCTTCGAGATATTATTGCCATTacttattaaagaattaaaattcagtCAATAATTCCGAAGTTATAGGGATGTGCATTggacaaaaatagaaaatttcgcTACTGGTCAGTAAccaaatataacatttttaacagtcaccgcttttgaaaaaaaaaattttaaattttaaatgattaagaaaaatgttgaaGCCTTTCTCGCAATGTAGTTCATTTCGAAaaatccaaagaaaaaaaaagagagagagagagagagaaatagccgtagaatattcataataattccatatttattgaaaataataataaaatgcatgcaAGTATTTTCTTCCTAATAAAGTGATCGAGTGGCAACTGggagacaattttttaaacgacaaatattatatttagctgtCTTGAAGTCGGTGGTGGCTGTTAATTTCGCCCTATAAGGGTGACCTGTCTCTGCTGACTATATTCTTGAAACAgttcttcatttaaatattcttttttaggCTGACGGCTTATTTGGATACTTATGCATGAGAGTAGTCACTAAGAGCTATGATTTTCCTGCCGGTAGGTATTACGAATTTGTCGCGCTTCTGGGTTTTGTCATGGCTCTAAATTTAGGATTCTTACACATGATACACGTAACAGATGTGACAAGCAAAACAATACCTTGGGTGCTAATTGtaagttctaattttttatttattattattaacatacgCTTTATTTAAATGTGAGATATTCTGACttcaatttttgtaacttaaaatattgttacgcAATTATTGCTAAGTGAATTGGTGTGATGTTTAACACGACAggacaattttaataaaataattaggaatCAAAATTTCGTTacatgaaacaaaattgaacTAGGCCAGTTGAATTGCCAGCCATAAGATTAATATACAATCAAGAGATAAACCAGACTGTATGATTAGATAGCTTCCTGCCTCAGCACGGATTGGTCATCTTCAGAATTCGACTTCAGATGATCCTGTCTAGGACGCTTTGATTTCTCAGCTTGTGATTTGCAGTGTCTTAAGTCACCCTCGAGCCAATCTCCATCCACTTGAGTTTTGGCCGTCTTCTCTTTCTGGTGCCGGTTGAGTTGGTTATTAAGACGTCTTGTATGATTAGATTGCAAGAAAGTGCCGTAGCACTAGCTGCAGAGACGACTCCTAAGAGTTGGCCGAGGGATAAAATGAAAGctagcataaaaaatttcacaaaacgtCAATACGAAGAataaaagccacagttttgtcaCAGAAACAGATACTGAATTCGACGTTCTGCCCGCCATTCCATCAATTTCCACACATTTTAAGTTAGGTGATTTTGCTGATCAGTCGAGATGCAATAGGGTTTATTTATCTTCACAAATCTAGTCTAATGTTCTTTCTATGAACTTAGTTGTCATATTGAAAACTATGCTCATCAGCTGAATATTCCTCATGAAGGTGTTGACTGAATGATAACACCTGGTCAGAATGTTATAATA
Above is a window of Parasteatoda tepidariorum isolate YZ-2023 chromosome 5, CAS_Ptep_4.0, whole genome shotgun sequence DNA encoding:
- the LOC107437496 gene encoding CKLF-like MARVEL transmembrane domain-containing protein 7; amino-acid sequence: MNMLTPTGHIANDSNADHHHTPKMFFDLTYLRTPSGMLKILQAADGLFGYLCMRVVTKSYDFPAGRYYEFVALLGFVMALNLGFLHMIHVTDVTSKTIPWVLIELIYSLVWSFLCCIAGGIIASWAEYHTALAFSAINLLL